In a genomic window of Spodoptera frugiperda isolate SF20-4 chromosome 18, AGI-APGP_CSIRO_Sfru_2.0, whole genome shotgun sequence:
- the LOC118281889 gene encoding uncharacterized protein LOC118281889 yields MVAPRLTSLALLLLLALAAAAPHPRMRRQLIDDDALQPIEDGAGDDQTREKRKLEGVTQAKFGIKNAVLGFVFGKINSLIDAKTRLVDTLDKQNIELNKQYGIEAPQNGLASLSGIVGQVIGPKLQLLGPKIQAVTGLLGGASGGSGGSGGGGLGSIISLVTSLSGSSSGGGAGGTVETIDSSEEDDS; encoded by the exons ATGGTCGCCCCCCGCCTCACGTCGCTcgcgctgctgctgctgctggcgctggccgccgccgcgccgcacccGCGCATGCGCCGCCAGCTCATCGACGACGACGCGCTGCAGCCCATCGAG GACGGCGCCGGTGACGACCAGACGAGGGAGAAGCGCAAGCTGGAAGGCGTCACGCAGGCCAAGTTCGGCATCAAGAACGCAGTCCTCGGATTCGTGTTCGGG AAAATCAACTCGCTGATTGACGCGAAGACACGATTGGTGGACACGCTGGACAAACAGAACATCGAGCTGAACAAACAGTACGGCATCGAGGCGCCGCAGAACGGACTCGCGTCGCTCAGCGGCATCGTGGGCCAGGTCATCGGGCCCAAGCTGCAGCTGCTGGGGCCTAAGATCCAGGCGGTGACGGGGCTGCTGGGCGGCGCGTCCGGCGGCTCCGGCGGCTCAGGTGGGGGCGGGCTCGGCTCCATCATCTCGCTCGTCACCTCGCTGTCGGGCTCCTCCTCGggcggcggcgccggcggcACCGTCGAGACCATCGACTCCTCTGAGGAGGACGACTCGTGA